The following proteins are encoded in a genomic region of Candidatus Methylospira mobilis:
- a CDS encoding autotransporter outer membrane beta-barrel domain-containing protein yields MKHTYRSPLTVMGGLGSSIALLLLSPVAHAACTASSDGLTTTCTGTIQPSSSTDAGKAVSVYDAAAASPYSATNFNPNPPTVTVNNNGNFQFINPTTTNLFDKGIIGANYPNTENPAANNWVLNNSGTINLSTNSIANRLQSVISDGQVNQFTFNNTGTISASQTFFSGVNSSLLRNTVSSGVNTATYNGATLNPISAVYTDDNTNTLVLTNTGTISAQGNFAAAIYGRAGDQTIVNSGFIGNTNWAASDALYAGHWAIGNFGGAEFQTVTGSNPDTPIYSVYSSGGQNYINVTADSQTTLTNSGVIKGDILMLDGNPLTMAAALASGGPLPVANSGTNSGPRDSIINNSGTINGNLYLGSGSHQITNTGTLNGNISVDQSPSLGSFAVGISGTQAGTWLSAGTSVTSTNTNQACPAIGSNTGDASCAQSTNVLAYFVGSRIFNLGNSGTLTGNVNIANTTTASQITIGTGITNSASAAGSTLNAPSTATAIQGTLTISGSAGTGNIAFQPLIQSNVIVKDNTWFEIANRLGGNILNASNISQLASGADTAMLSWTPALNTNGNLVLGASVRDAYTLSGITSGAANSLNALMGYSGSNNGLLTLGNQVQALTSDASALAAGEQLRPEINNATKQTIFNVSNNLMRILDNHLSEGHMAGFMGADYNPVNHGSEAYRTLGITPGFWLEGVTFHQNQGTRQGVDGYQGYSNGFAVGFDTHLGEDDEWLLGAMFSTSHASIGASGANAGNSTSIGTNQGFIYSSWKPGIAYLTGMVGVGGNQVSGNRTVLTQGLNSSSNAMQYSARVDSGIPFQTDYATLIPVAYFAYTRVNQGTYTESGGSAALQVNSTFMNSARSGLGGKAVVPLYEGTVLGSEGVIEGAIEFSALWSHEFANTNTYTTASFAAAGDALTFTVPGIGPGRDSGLLGVGTRLNFAETEEIKPSVLLNYFAEIKDQFSSQTGMIQGRIDF; encoded by the coding sequence ATGAAACACACATACCGCTCACCGTTGACTGTAATGGGAGGACTAGGCTCATCCATCGCTTTACTGTTGCTGTCTCCTGTAGCCCATGCCGCCTGTACGGCCAGCTCCGACGGTTTAACCACCACCTGCACCGGCACGATACAACCGAGCAGCAGCACCGACGCCGGCAAAGCCGTCAGCGTTTACGACGCAGCAGCGGCTTCGCCCTACTCGGCAACCAATTTCAATCCGAACCCGCCCACAGTGACCGTAAACAACAACGGCAACTTTCAGTTTATCAATCCCACTACGACCAATTTGTTCGACAAGGGCATCATCGGCGCCAATTATCCGAATACCGAAAACCCGGCCGCCAATAACTGGGTACTCAATAATTCAGGCACCATCAACCTGAGCACCAACAGCATCGCCAACAGACTGCAGTCGGTGATTTCCGACGGTCAAGTCAATCAATTTACGTTCAACAACACCGGCACTATCAGCGCCAGCCAAACCTTTTTCAGCGGCGTAAATTCTTCATTATTGCGCAACACGGTCAGCAGCGGCGTAAACACCGCCACCTACAACGGCGCAACGCTGAACCCGATTTCCGCGGTTTACACCGACGACAATACCAATACGCTGGTGCTGACCAATACCGGAACGATTAGCGCACAGGGAAACTTTGCCGCGGCCATCTACGGGCGCGCAGGCGATCAGACCATTGTCAACTCGGGTTTTATAGGCAACACCAATTGGGCCGCGAGCGACGCGCTGTATGCCGGACACTGGGCCATTGGCAACTTCGGTGGCGCGGAATTCCAGACAGTAACGGGAAGCAACCCGGATACGCCGATCTATAGCGTTTACAGCAGCGGCGGCCAAAACTACATCAATGTTACTGCTGACTCGCAAACCACCTTGACCAACAGCGGCGTCATCAAGGGCGATATCCTGATGCTGGACGGCAACCCGCTGACCATGGCGGCGGCGCTGGCAAGCGGCGGTCCGCTGCCGGTCGCCAACTCGGGTACCAATTCCGGACCACGCGACAGTATCATCAATAACAGCGGGACGATCAACGGCAACCTGTACCTGGGTTCCGGTTCGCATCAAATTACCAACACCGGCACATTGAACGGCAATATCAGCGTTGATCAGAGCCCGAGCCTCGGATCTTTTGCCGTGGGCATATCCGGTACGCAGGCGGGCACCTGGCTCAGCGCGGGGACATCGGTCACAAGCACCAACACCAATCAGGCGTGTCCGGCAATCGGCAGCAACACCGGCGACGCATCATGCGCCCAATCCACCAATGTCCTGGCTTATTTTGTCGGCAGCCGGATATTCAATCTCGGCAACAGCGGGACTTTGACGGGCAACGTCAATATCGCCAACACCACGACCGCCAGTCAGATTACGATCGGAACCGGCATAACCAATAGCGCAAGCGCAGCCGGTTCCACGCTCAATGCGCCCAGCACCGCAACGGCGATACAGGGAACGCTAACCATCAGCGGCTCGGCCGGCACCGGCAACATTGCGTTCCAGCCGCTCATTCAATCCAATGTCATCGTCAAGGACAATACCTGGTTCGAGATTGCCAACAGGCTGGGCGGCAACATCCTGAACGCGTCCAATATATCGCAACTGGCTTCCGGCGCCGATACCGCCATGCTGTCGTGGACGCCGGCGCTTAATACCAACGGCAACCTGGTACTGGGCGCGAGCGTTCGCGATGCTTATACCTTATCCGGCATTACCAGCGGCGCGGCCAACAGCTTGAATGCCTTGATGGGGTATTCCGGCAGCAATAACGGGCTGTTAACCCTGGGTAATCAGGTTCAGGCCTTGACATCGGACGCTTCCGCGCTGGCTGCAGGCGAGCAACTGCGTCCGGAAATCAATAACGCGACGAAGCAGACCATTTTCAACGTCAGTAACAACCTGATGCGCATCCTTGATAACCATTTGTCCGAAGGACATATGGCCGGCTTTATGGGGGCGGATTATAATCCGGTCAATCATGGCAGTGAGGCCTATCGCACCCTGGGTATAACGCCGGGCTTCTGGCTTGAAGGCGTGACATTCCACCAGAATCAAGGTACGCGCCAGGGCGTCGATGGCTATCAGGGTTACAGCAACGGCTTTGCGGTCGGCTTTGACACCCATCTGGGCGAGGATGACGAGTGGCTGCTGGGCGCGATGTTCAGCACCTCGCACGCCAGCATCGGCGCGTCCGGCGCCAATGCAGGAAACTCCACCAGCATCGGCACCAATCAAGGGTTTATTTATTCCTCATGGAAACCGGGCATCGCCTATTTGACCGGCATGGTCGGCGTAGGCGGCAATCAGGTTAGCGGCAACCGCACCGTCTTGACTCAGGGCCTGAATTCGAGCAGCAATGCTATGCAATATTCCGCGCGCGTGGATAGCGGAATCCCGTTTCAAACCGACTATGCGACGCTCATCCCCGTGGCCTATTTTGCCTATACCCGTGTCAATCAGGGCACCTACACCGAATCGGGAGGCAGCGCCGCATTGCAGGTCAATTCGACGTTCATGAACTCCGCACGCTCCGGTTTGGGTGGAAAGGCCGTCGTGCCGCTGTATGAAGGTACGGTGCTTGGATCGGAAGGCGTCATCGAAGGAGCTATCGAATTCAGCGCGCTGTGGTCGCACGAATTTGCCAACACCAACACCTATACGACTGCGAGCTTTGCCGCCGCGGGCGACGCGCTGACATTTACCGTACCCGGTATCGGTCCAGGGCGCGACAGCGGCTTGCTTGGCGTAGGCACACGGTTGAATTTTGCCGAAACTGAAGAAATCAAGCCCAGTGTTCTGCTTAATTATTTTGCCGAAATCAAGGATCAGTTTTCAAGTCAGACCGGCATGATACAAGGAAGAATCGATTTTTAA
- a CDS encoding TonB-dependent receptor, translating to MRIPIFPLRPLLTALPLYLIVAPLHAAESTSTAPPKKPVPLFNRWFSNSDQPANPPVEKTAPSTAPAKTATVAENATTANNAGQTENTTPAQTESLAPGPNINEKPRSVAATHPVDAFELPEVEVVGNTPLGTTGLDQKKISGNVQTAEDEEIHRHEAFDLPDFMNRRLENVNINDVQNNPYQPNLTYRGFEASPLLGTPIGISAYQDGVRINEAFGDTVNWDLIPQMAIASMEMMPGSNPLFGLNTLGGALSIRTKSGFSHPGFHAQAYGGSYGRQAYQAEIGGSHGNFDWYFSGNIFDDSGWRPYSPTGVNQVFSKVGWEDERTDLDLSFTFADNNMQGVGPTPQNMLQQSWTSIYTAPDTTQNTMYFANLKGSHKITDELQLTGNVYDRNMTSNTVNSNTNQNCATWVSGTQCLDADGNPIIPGSLANTNTKTNGVGVNLQLTSNYKIADRENQLVVGGGYNYGYTNFSLASQDAVFTSTLYENAVSPLNTSVMIKGKNAYSNVFATDTFSIFDWLHANAAMNWMQAQVQTNDQLGTALNGNNVYARVNPSAGITLNPFDALSLDTPLKEFTAYFNYNEGFRAPTAVELSCADPNAPCSLPNAFVSDPPLQAVVSHTLEVGARGKFDEALKWNFALYQTRNTNDILYLNSPGGTTVGYFQNVGATQRQGAEMGLSGLVLDTLNWYLSYGFVDATYQTTAVLSNALGSETVTPGNRIPSIPQNTVKFGTEYEILHNWFFGGDLQYVSSQYARGDDQNIYPQIPSYTVVNLNTRYLITKNIELFAMGRNIFDQHYASFGQLGQNVYLNNQSTTFMGPGAPATGYGGIRVHWN from the coding sequence ATGCGTATTCCCATATTTCCGTTACGGCCTTTGCTGACGGCTTTACCGCTTTATCTGATAGTCGCGCCGCTGCACGCGGCAGAGAGCACTTCAACGGCTCCCCCGAAAAAGCCCGTTCCGCTATTCAACCGCTGGTTTTCAAATTCTGATCAACCCGCGAATCCGCCAGTTGAAAAAACAGCTCCGAGCACGGCGCCCGCAAAAACTGCAACTGTCGCGGAAAATGCAACTACTGCGAATAATGCCGGGCAGACCGAAAACACTACACCGGCACAAACGGAAAGTCTGGCGCCCGGACCGAACATTAATGAAAAGCCTCGGTCCGTGGCGGCAACGCATCCGGTTGATGCCTTCGAACTGCCCGAAGTCGAAGTCGTCGGCAACACTCCGTTGGGAACTACCGGCCTGGATCAGAAAAAGATTTCGGGCAACGTGCAGACCGCAGAAGACGAGGAAATTCATCGTCACGAAGCTTTCGACCTGCCGGACTTCATGAACCGCCGCCTGGAAAACGTCAATATCAACGATGTTCAGAATAACCCGTACCAACCCAACCTGACCTATCGCGGCTTCGAAGCATCGCCGTTACTGGGTACCCCGATCGGCATATCGGCTTATCAGGACGGCGTGCGCATCAACGAAGCCTTTGGCGACACCGTCAACTGGGATTTGATTCCGCAAATGGCGATCGCCAGCATGGAGATGATGCCCGGATCCAATCCATTGTTCGGTTTGAATACTCTCGGCGGCGCATTGTCGATCAGAACCAAAAGCGGTTTCAGTCATCCCGGCTTTCACGCCCAAGCCTATGGCGGCTCTTACGGACGCCAGGCTTATCAAGCCGAAATCGGCGGCTCGCATGGCAATTTCGACTGGTACTTTTCAGGTAATATCTTCGACGACAGCGGCTGGCGCCCTTACTCGCCCACCGGCGTGAACCAGGTATTTTCGAAAGTCGGCTGGGAGGACGAGCGTACCGACCTGGACCTGTCGTTTACCTTTGCCGACAACAATATGCAAGGCGTCGGTCCCACACCGCAAAACATGCTGCAGCAGAGCTGGACGTCGATCTATACCGCGCCGGATACGACGCAGAATACCATGTATTTCGCCAACCTGAAGGGTAGCCACAAAATAACGGACGAGCTGCAGTTGACCGGCAACGTGTATGACCGCAACATGACCAGCAACACGGTGAACAGCAACACCAACCAGAACTGCGCCACCTGGGTCAGCGGCACCCAATGCCTGGACGCTGACGGCAACCCCATCATTCCCGGATCGCTTGCCAATACCAATACGAAAACCAACGGCGTCGGCGTCAATCTGCAGCTGACTTCGAACTATAAAATCGCCGACCGCGAAAACCAGCTGGTAGTAGGCGGGGGGTACAACTACGGCTACACCAACTTCTCTCTTGCCTCCCAGGATGCCGTATTTACCTCGACGCTGTATGAAAATGCCGTCAGTCCGTTGAACACCAGCGTGATGATTAAAGGGAAGAACGCCTATTCCAATGTGTTCGCCACCGACACTTTTTCGATCTTCGACTGGCTGCACGCCAACGCCGCCATGAACTGGATGCAAGCGCAGGTGCAAACCAACGATCAACTGGGCACGGCGTTGAACGGCAACAACGTCTACGCGAGGGTAAACCCGTCGGCCGGCATTACCCTGAATCCATTCGATGCACTATCGCTGGATACGCCGCTCAAGGAATTTACCGCCTACTTCAATTACAACGAAGGCTTTCGCGCGCCGACAGCCGTAGAGCTTAGCTGCGCCGACCCCAACGCGCCTTGCTCCCTGCCGAACGCCTTTGTTTCCGATCCGCCGCTGCAGGCCGTGGTTTCGCATACGCTGGAAGTGGGAGCGCGCGGTAAATTCGACGAAGCGCTCAAATGGAACTTCGCGCTGTATCAGACACGCAATACCAACGATATTCTCTACTTGAACAGTCCGGGCGGTACTACCGTCGGCTATTTCCAGAATGTCGGCGCCACGCAACGCCAGGGCGCGGAGATGGGCCTGAGCGGCCTGGTGCTGGATACGCTGAACTGGTATCTGAGCTACGGTTTTGTCGACGCGACCTATCAAACCACGGCGGTGCTCAGTAATGCGCTGGGTTCCGAAACGGTTACGCCCGGCAACCGGATACCCAGTATTCCGCAAAACACCGTCAAATTCGGAACCGAATACGAAATACTCCACAACTGGTTCTTCGGCGGCGACTTGCAATACGTTTCCAGCCAGTATGCGCGCGGCGACGACCAGAATATTTATCCGCAAATTCCGAGCTATACCGTGGTTAACCTCAATACGCGTTATCTGATCACCAAGAATATCGAGCTGTTTGCAATGGGACGCAACATTTTCGATCAGCACTATGCCTCATTCGGACAATTGGGACAGAACGTTTATCTAAATAACCAATCGACCACATTCATGGGGCCGGGCGCGCCCGCCACCGGTTACGGAGGCATCCGCGTACACTGGAATTAA
- a CDS encoding patatin-like phospholipase family protein, producing MNETELATKRPFRILSLDGGGIRGVISARILQEVEKAIREQCNGQSLTEYFDMIAGTSTGSLIAAAVAVGYSPSTLVDIYQNEGTKIFPYQKLMDPRRWKLLLQNGPSAPKFSNEGLIGVIQGLEKFKKGGEYIKLRDVGRESPEQAVPNPILVIPAFDTKYRNTTVFTNYRPSDKKKWYLEQPLWKICLSSASAPTFFPPCEFTNTEANGEEWSFPHVDGGVTANNPALCAISRAIELGHKLENIQLLSIGTGQNKNPMEFNEIKGWGLVQWGLHISDVFMEGQAEVQGNICLNLLGGFKSNRYLRLQFDLNKAFGEAPNYLARAPILRPAERVNTWLKKHLSEAMDDARNDSVEALLEATNGYLESGNVYDSRFQHYGPVKENIKQFVLGSTEDRACCQKQA from the coding sequence ATGAACGAAACCGAACTCGCAACAAAACGTCCTTTCAGAATATTGAGCCTGGATGGCGGCGGCATACGCGGCGTTATTTCCGCACGCATCCTGCAGGAAGTGGAAAAAGCGATCCGGGAACAGTGCAACGGACAGTCTTTGACCGAGTATTTCGATATGATCGCCGGCACGTCCACCGGCTCTCTGATCGCAGCAGCCGTAGCTGTCGGCTATAGTCCTTCAACATTGGTCGACATTTACCAGAACGAAGGCACAAAGATATTTCCCTACCAGAAGCTGATGGACCCCCGACGCTGGAAGCTGCTGCTGCAAAATGGCCCGTCGGCGCCCAAGTTTTCCAATGAAGGTTTGATCGGCGTTATTCAAGGTCTTGAAAAATTCAAGAAAGGCGGCGAATACATCAAACTGAGGGACGTGGGCAGGGAAAGTCCCGAACAGGCGGTGCCGAACCCGATACTGGTGATCCCCGCTTTCGATACCAAATACCGTAATACCACTGTTTTCACCAACTATCGTCCCAGCGACAAGAAAAAATGGTATCTCGAACAGCCGCTCTGGAAAATATGCTTGTCCTCCGCTTCCGCGCCGACGTTTTTTCCTCCTTGCGAATTCACCAATACGGAAGCAAACGGCGAAGAATGGAGCTTCCCGCATGTCGACGGCGGCGTGACGGCGAATAATCCGGCGCTGTGCGCAATTTCGCGCGCTATCGAACTCGGTCATAAACTGGAGAACATCCAGCTGCTTTCCATCGGCACTGGGCAAAACAAAAATCCAATGGAGTTCAATGAAATAAAAGGATGGGGCCTCGTGCAGTGGGGCTTGCATATCTCCGACGTATTCATGGAAGGCCAGGCGGAAGTGCAAGGCAATATCTGCCTTAATCTGCTCGGAGGATTTAAATCCAACCGCTATCTGCGCCTGCAGTTCGATTTGAACAAAGCCTTTGGCGAAGCGCCCAACTATCTGGCGCGCGCTCCGATACTTCGCCCTGCAGAGCGTGTAAACACCTGGCTGAAAAAGCATCTTTCGGAGGCCATGGACGATGCCCGCAACGACTCCGTGGAAGCGCTGCTGGAGGCGACGAATGGCTACCTGGAGTCGGGCAACGTTTACGATTCGCGTTTCCAGCACTATGGCCCGGTTAAGGAAAATATTAAACAATTCGTGCTTGGCTCCACCGAGGACCGTGCCTGTTGCCAAAAACAGGCTTGA
- a CDS encoding type VI secretion system Vgr family protein produces MNASLLSANFQIRFTFKADNFAENTFCIVRFEGEEGLGELYRFELLLASTDNDIDEQKLLGRQAVFRLNEGEETGRESNHAVYCGLVTAFEQLQQISGWTFYRAVLEPRLWQLGSFHLTEVYLNKTMRELLETLLAAGGLSRKDYNLSFLQSAGYPMQPFTCQFKENYLVFLSRWCEYLGVYWWFAPSETGEQVVFGNHLRNHPEQSIGMVYIPAGEPEGVEGKLRRVHSFKLFSQPLPKQVTVTNYFYQKAALQISASSIVNAQGVGEVRYYGMYADNNELAQQLADIRAEALICRARQFSGESTSTGLRCGYLFNLSNHYRPSFNQRYLLTRIAHRGSQAGLLLDGLGIQLPDNELTDTFYLADFSAIPSDIQFRPAHRHPWPKIDGTLHAFIDAEGSGKYAELNENGEYKVQLPYDLTEKNAAKASAQIRMATPYAGVDDTGATHGMHFPLHKGTEVLLSFHDGNPDKPVIIGAVTNSATPSVVNNENQTRAILQTAGQNSLEFHDIEGQQGIHLFSPTANTRMSLGARSPTANGLHIETIGSFSYTCNNSLSNNSGSSISNTLGASTTNVTGATTGIYEGAYTALYGGLYNEVFLGGKTSTHIAAILELSLSTKLEIGIANSTHLHLGGKLKFVSSETAFKENVNEVVANQFKVVENDIKAVQNDIKTAEVAIITAQNDIKTVENEIKASQNDIKAVENDIKTVEASVEMTNARIFNVETDVSSIMSAVRETGIEVQSGTKILMP; encoded by the coding sequence ATGAACGCCTCCTTATTATCAGCCAATTTTCAAATCCGCTTTACTTTTAAAGCGGATAACTTTGCGGAAAACACCTTTTGCATCGTCCGTTTCGAGGGTGAGGAAGGCCTGGGCGAGCTGTATCGCTTCGAACTTTTACTGGCATCCACCGACAACGATATAGACGAGCAGAAGCTGCTGGGCAGGCAAGCCGTGTTTCGACTGAACGAAGGAGAAGAAACAGGTCGCGAGTCAAATCACGCCGTGTATTGCGGACTCGTGACCGCCTTCGAGCAATTGCAGCAGATTAGCGGATGGACCTTTTATCGGGCGGTGCTTGAACCCAGGCTCTGGCAACTCGGCAGTTTTCATCTGACCGAGGTATACCTGAACAAAACCATGAGAGAGCTTCTGGAAACCCTGCTCGCGGCCGGAGGACTCAGCCGCAAGGACTACAACCTGTCATTCCTGCAATCCGCGGGCTATCCCATGCAACCCTTCACCTGCCAGTTCAAGGAAAACTACCTGGTCTTTCTATCACGCTGGTGCGAGTATCTGGGCGTTTACTGGTGGTTCGCGCCTTCTGAAACAGGCGAACAAGTGGTGTTCGGCAACCACCTGCGCAATCATCCGGAACAGAGTATCGGCATGGTTTATATTCCCGCCGGAGAGCCGGAAGGCGTCGAAGGCAAGCTCCGGCGCGTACACAGTTTCAAGCTGTTTTCGCAACCGCTGCCGAAACAGGTGACGGTGACCAACTATTTTTACCAGAAGGCCGCGCTGCAAATCTCGGCGTCTTCCATCGTCAATGCGCAAGGCGTTGGAGAAGTGCGCTATTACGGCATGTATGCCGACAACAACGAACTTGCGCAGCAACTGGCCGACATCAGAGCCGAAGCGCTGATTTGCCGTGCACGCCAGTTCAGCGGAGAATCGACATCAACCGGACTGCGCTGCGGCTATTTGTTCAATTTGTCGAACCATTATCGCCCCAGTTTCAATCAGCGTTATTTGCTCACCCGGATCGCGCACCGGGGTTCGCAGGCAGGTCTGCTGCTCGATGGCCTGGGTATTCAGCTGCCGGATAACGAACTGACGGATACCTTCTATCTCGCCGACTTTTCTGCTATCCCGTCGGATATTCAATTCAGACCGGCGCATCGGCATCCCTGGCCAAAAATCGACGGAACGCTGCACGCCTTCATCGACGCCGAAGGCAGCGGCAAATACGCGGAACTGAATGAAAACGGAGAGTATAAAGTACAGCTGCCGTATGATCTGACGGAAAAAAATGCGGCCAAAGCTTCAGCGCAGATACGTATGGCGACTCCCTACGCGGGAGTAGACGACACCGGCGCGACTCACGGCATGCATTTCCCTCTGCATAAAGGAACCGAGGTCTTGCTGTCGTTCCACGACGGCAACCCCGACAAGCCAGTCATCATCGGCGCAGTGACCAACTCGGCAACGCCCAGCGTCGTCAACAACGAAAACCAGACGCGGGCGATCTTGCAAACCGCCGGGCAAAACAGTCTCGAATTCCACGATATCGAAGGACAGCAAGGCATACATCTGTTTTCGCCGACAGCGAACACCCGAATGAGCCTGGGCGCCCGCTCCCCCACTGCAAACGGCCTGCACATCGAAACCATCGGGAGCTTCAGCTACACTTGCAATAACTCGCTTTCCAATAACTCGGGTTCTTCGATCTCCAATACCTTGGGCGCATCGACGACCAATGTGACCGGAGCTACCACGGGAATATATGAAGGCGCTTATACCGCGCTTTACGGCGGGCTATACAACGAAGTTTTCCTGGGCGGCAAAACCAGCACCCATATTGCCGCCATACTGGAACTATCTTTAAGCACCAAGCTGGAAATAGGGATTGCCAATTCCACTCACCTGCATCTGGGCGGAAAACTCAAGTTCGTATCGAGTGAAACGGCTTTTAAGGAAAATGTGAACGAAGTCGTGGCAAACCAGTTCAAGGTCGTGGAAAACGACATTAAAGCAGTTCAAAACGATATCAAAACAGCTGAAGTAGCCATCATAACGGCGCAAAACGATATCAAAACCGTTGAAAACGAAATAAAAGCATCCCAGAACGACATCAAGGCCGTCGAGAACGATATCAAAACGGTTGAAGCCAGCGTGGAAATGACAAATGCACGTATATTTAACGTGGAAACAGACGTCTCTTCCATTATGTCGGCTGTAAGAGAAACGGGAATCGAAGTGCAAAGCGGAACCAAAATTTTGATGCCTTGA
- a CDS encoding glycosyltransferase family 2 protein, translating into MISILILTKNEEHDLPGCLQSVSWSDDIHVFDSHSSDDTVAIAARAGAHVTQRDYDNHLPFGGHEGEHRTWGLRNIPFKYPWIFVIDADERMTPELAAEAGAAVANAGEQVAFSVQRRDYLFNTWLKHAVPTPFNIRLFKPDRVCYERFTNPAIKVDGEIGDLKAYFKHFPYSKGMSHWVSKHNNYSTLEARQIVENHKTAVRFSIVDAVFARNRNVRRFNQKELYYRLPCRPLVMFFGLYILKGGFLDGRAGLVFVLLRSIYEYFIVLKQRELEAG; encoded by the coding sequence ATGATCTCTATTTTGATACTCACTAAAAACGAAGAGCACGATTTGCCGGGGTGTTTGCAAAGCGTATCCTGGTCGGACGATATTCATGTGTTCGATTCACATAGCAGCGACGATACCGTTGCAATTGCTGCCCGCGCGGGAGCGCACGTCACGCAACGCGATTACGACAATCATCTGCCGTTCGGCGGTCATGAAGGCGAGCATCGTACCTGGGGGTTGCGTAATATTCCGTTCAAGTATCCGTGGATATTCGTAATTGACGCGGATGAGCGCATGACGCCCGAGCTCGCGGCGGAAGCCGGGGCAGCTGTCGCAAACGCCGGAGAACAAGTCGCTTTCAGTGTTCAACGCAGGGACTATCTCTTTAATACCTGGCTGAAACATGCGGTGCCGACGCCATTCAACATTCGTTTATTCAAGCCGGATCGCGTATGCTACGAGCGTTTTACCAATCCCGCGATCAAGGTTGACGGCGAAATTGGCGATCTTAAAGCTTATTTCAAACATTTCCCTTATAGCAAAGGCATGAGCCATTGGGTGAGCAAACACAATAACTACAGCACCCTGGAAGCCAGGCAGATTGTTGAAAACCACAAAACCGCAGTTCGTTTCAGCATTGTAGACGCTGTTTTCGCCAGAAACCGGAACGTGCGGCGCTTTAATCAAAAAGAACTGTATTACCGTCTTCCTTGCCGGCCGCTGGTTATGTTTTTCGGATTATATATCTTGAAAGGCGGATTTCTCGACGGCAGGGCCGGTCTGGTGTTTGTGCTGTTGCGCTCCATTTATGAGTATTTCATTGTGTTGAAGCAAAGAGAGCTGGAGGCCGGGTGA